The region ACATAGGAGTAACTAGttaaaggggaggaaaaaatcaaaccaaaaagcCTGAACTGGAGGTGTGCTCAGTAACTGGTGAGGGAAAGGCGGCATCACCTCAGGCAGGAAAGGGCAGCCAGAGGGGTGCCTGCAGCACCACCTGCACTGGGAAGGGAGACTGATCCAATGAGTGCTtctggaggggagggagaagggtgGGGAAAAAGGGGCTTGGCAAGAAGTGCAAAGGGAATCACTTCAGAGAACTTGGGAAGGTGTAATGTCCCGGAGAAGGCACTGGAAGGGCAGCACCCATCTTTAAAGCCCAGGTGGTGGATTCCTGAGCACCCTCCAAGCACCAGCCCAGCAAGGACTCCAAGAAAACCCTCACATCATCCAGACACTCAGGTCTTCCCTTTCCATTTGTACTTCCAGCCCATGGACAGGGAGGGAGGTTTCCTCAGAGAACCCTTTGACTCCTCCCAAGTGGTTCCAGCAAGGATTTCTCTCCTGCAGGCTGCCCTGGGATTTATGCCCAGTCACCTGAGATAAAGGTCAGGTCTCCCAAGGACCAGCTCCGGGTGGgacagaagctgcagctggagtgcCGCAGTGACAAGCTCAGTGGTGCATTCTGGATCCACCAGGACAAGAGTGGAACCCTTCACTTCATTGTCTTCATCAGTTCCACGTCCCGGGTCACCTTTGAGGGGAATCGGAAAACATCCACACACTTTGAGGCCTGGAAAGAGGACGAGTTCTATCATTTGGTAGTGAAATCTTTCACACCACAGAACGAGGGGAAGTATTTCTGCGTGGTGAACTTCAACCAAAGGCTCTACTTCAGTCCTGGCCAGCTTGCCTCCCTTTCAGGTCAGCAACACCTTCACTTAACCTCACTCAGCCCTGCCAAAATGCCCAGCACTTCCTGCCAGTGCCCTTTTGAACCAGCCATCCCTCCCACAAACCCCATTTCCCCGCTTGCTTGCCCAAGGCATCCTGTGACCACTGGTCCTCCTGCCACAGGCTCCCTGCTTCCCACCTCTCCTCCTGGGACTGCTCCTGCCCAAAGGCAAACACGATTGGGCAGACCCAGCATCATCttcccatccccactgctccatcccacccACAGCTCTGAAGGGAGATTAAAACAAAGTCCACCACcaccccctccttccccagcacatGCAGCTCCCAGAGTACCACGAAGCTCAGGGGGCTCAGGCTTTGTGAGGATGGTGGCAGAAGGTGACAAAtaaggaggctgcagctccctcttGGCTCCTGGGAGACACTCCTTGGGGGAGTCCCCATCCAAAACGGGCTCTGTGAAATTCTTCTGGAGCTGAACTCAGGAGTACCTGTGCCCTGGGTAACAGGATAAGAGAGCAGAAGGGCAGGAGAGATCTGTTTTATTGTATTTCCCTACATGCTGAATTCATCTATTTCACTTACAGCCACCACCACTGTGGCACCCACCACATGTAGACCCACTTCCAAGCGTGGCATAACTGAGGACCTCAGCCTCCAGACTCCAGATCCAGATCCAGGTAACGAGAATAgtggagggaaaggggaagggcTGAACTCTAGTCCACTGATACCAAGGGGGATCCTGCAGGCATTTTGGGatcaggagggagagagaagatcCACAGAGCTTCTTTATCACAGATGCGAGGATTAAATTCCAGTATTTCGTTCAACCTTACAAAGGCTAATATGATGTAAAAAGCATAAGTGTGCCTGGGCACACCAGGaacatgggcagggacagtaCAGCCTTGGGCACTGGGGAGCTTTGAGCCTCAGCAAGAGACATGAGAAAACTTTTGCCTACATATCCTCCCTCGAGTCCCCAGGAAAATGGTTACACCAGAACTGCTTGTAACGCCAGCCATGAGCACCTGGTGGACATTCCATCTTCTCTAttcctgcagagagaaggaTTCAGGAAGATCTGGATTTCTTCTGTCACATCTTCATCTGGGTCCCCCTAGCAGGtgcctgcctcctgctcctcatcGCCCTGGTGATCACCATCGTGCTGTGCCAACGTAAGGCTccccacaacctctctgggtgTACCTCTGGCCTGaaaccacagccctgcccctcaGGGAGATGAATGTTCTGGCAGTTTTGGGAGGCAGCTGATAATCAGGACATAGTGAATGCAAGACAAGGACCACTGTCAAAATCAGTGATTTTAATCCTCATCAGTAGGATTAGACTGAGAAAGATTTATCAACTAAGAATCACataatcagaaaattatttatgtaggaaaatactttcaaggaagaaaaatagattAGAGAAAGACAGTGTTTACCCTACCTACTGTCTTGGCTCATAAATGGGTGTGTCAGAGGCTAAAATCCCAGAGCCTGAAACTTTCTGATCTAACAGAGTAAAAATGCTCCACCAAATGCTGAGAGTCCCGGTAGCAGCACGAGCTGGTACCAGATGAGAAACTTCATTACATTACGGTCAGTGAAAAGCCCTCAATTGCAGTTAATTTCAGCAGCAATTTCCAAGCCCTTCAGGATGGACTTTTACCTTAGTCTAAAATTAATGCCTgggcattttattttgctgaatcTACCCCTAAGTAACAACACTGAGGTTTAAATAGGGAAGAGCATTGTTACCTTGGGTGCATCTGACATGGCATCACTGCCACTCacctgctgcagaaataatttctgctgaGGGATTTTCAGCAATGTGCCAAAGTCACTGGAgacagcaaacagaaatatttcaccCTCAGTGTTCCCAGgctgaccctgctgctgctaCTCACTTTAAagattaattaataaaaatatttaagtagaTTACTGGGGTGACATGAGCTGCAGCATCACTCCTTGGCATGGATTTCCTCAAAAATAGGTTTGGTTTATCCATTTATAATCTTAAAGATATCAGCTGCAGGGGAACACCAGCCCTACCTCACCGGAGTGTTTCTTTCCGGAGTGTTTCTTTCACTTGGTACTTTTGAACTaaatcattttctctcttttcttagAAACCAGAAGACGAAGATGCAGGTGTAAGAGGTGAGTGACAGGCAACATaaatcatttttctcttcaactTGGCAACATCTCACCCTCAAGAGATAAAGGAGGCAGGTgccaaacaaactaaaaattcTTCATCTGATAAAAGATGGTTGGGAGGGACCTGAGCAATGACTTGAGGGCAAAAACGGAACAGAAGGTTCTCCTGTCCtctatttttggttttgtttgggggtttttgtttggtttttcaaTTATTAAGTCATTCAAATCATTGAGCTCTGACcctgcagcagaaacaaaacagaaagacagGAGGTGCTTGTGGCAGCCCAAAAACTTTGTGCACCCCTCAGTGCTCATAACTAACCATATTTCTCTGCTTCCAATGCACCATTCCCAACTTGAGCTTGGAGGTGACCATATTTTatcccttcccctcccaaaatcattaatttgatttcattaCTGCATATTCAGACTCCCCACGGATTACATGTAAGTTCCTGCATCCCAAATCCCCCTCTGCACCATTTTGGTCCAACAGCACCAGGCTTCCTGCCTCTGTTTCCCCAACAAACACTAAGGAACAGTAGAagagaggctgctgcagcctctcatGACTCTCCTGAGAAACACCAGTAAAGACAGGAATAGATTGAGGGGTAACCCAGTTTTTAGGGCACACAGGAACgtttttttatgcttttcctcctgcctccccaaCCCCTCTTCACCCTGGGTCACCAGGAAAACATGATGAGAATTAGAATTGTAATTTCCTGGTTTGGAAGAGGAAATGCTTTTTGCCCACACACATTTTGCTTCTGCAAATCgacctccctgcagctggcttGCTCACCTCTCTGGTCTGCAGGAAACCACTTCTGCACTTTTGCAAGCCTTGTGTACCCTGGAGCTTGTGGGCAGAGAGACACCAAGTCTCGTGGGCTAGTGCTTGGAACAGCTGGGTTGCCAAGAAACTTTGCATGTTCACACCTCTGGAGCCTCATTCTTTCCTAATAAAAGCACCTTTTAAATCAGATAAATTCCTGTTCCTTGTTAtacaccctttttttttttttagtacaagATGTAATTGCCATTTAGTTCTCCAAATTCATGCAGTCCCTCCCCAACATTAGTAGAAAATGGATCCctacaaatttatttttcttttaaaggcaggttgcattttttaaaactgtctgTAAAATGGAACAGACTGTCATTTTCACATAAGATATCTATTACACCCAGCACTTTCCTTATCCTCGTCTGCCTTTCCAGGGGGAAAACGATAAGAGCTCTTCATGCAGCCTTGTTTAGGagaatgtttgcatttttctcttatCTCAACCCCCGTTGCCAGCTCTGTGCAAGGATGTTCTGTCtctgtgggaagaaaaacacCCTGCAGAGCTCTCCCACTTTGCCCTGATGCAGTGGTTGTAATACAGGAGCCTCAGGAAATCATCTCCCCAAGGATGGCTCTCCTTCAGCAGCCCTAAACTTGACAGAGCTCTGGTTTTACCTATTATACCATATTTCAGTTCTGATTTAGagaggaaattcctgctgctctgagcagctcctgctttgtgAAAGGAAGCTCTTTGGAAGTTAACAGTGCAATTCACTCCCTTAAAGAGCACCCAAGGATCTGGCCTGCAATCCTTGCTGGCAGCAGAAGGATTCATTCTCCACCACCAGTTAATCTTCCCTGAAATGGGGTGCCAAATCCCCAACTCGTTAGATCAGCACAAAACTCTCAGCTGATGGAGAGCAGCCATTTCTATCATTTTGGGTGCACACTGGCTCTATGGAAAGCCTCCTTTCAAACTTCTCTGCAGGCAAACATTCCAACAAGAAAAAGTGTCTCTGAAAGGATAACACcctcactaaaaaaaaacccagaacaccaaaacaacaaccaccCTGCAAACCCTGAGCTCTTCTTTCTCCATTCCTTTCTGAGTGTAGGGAAAGGCTTAATGAGAAGACACAGGAGTGTAGAGAAATTAGAGGGAAATTTTAAAAGcccactttatttttaaattaatattagatTTGACCATCAGGGTATTTTGAGATACGACCTTCTTTTGTCTGTCACTACCTGAAATGGTGACAGATAATTCACTTGCACAAACAGGATTTAGGAACACTTTGTAGCCCTCTCTGGGAGGTCCCTGGCTGTAGCCCAAGGCTAAAGGAGCCTTAATTGCCTTCTTGTTCCTCTCCCATCTGAGTAAACCAAACCCTCTTCTCTCTCCAGACGAGCAAACGAGAAACCCCCCTTGAAACCCAGGACACCGAACTAACACAGATCAGCATCTGCTCCTTCTGGCTTCTGGATCACCTCCCAGGAACTGTCAGCGCAGAAATACATCTCCTACGTTATCCACAATGCCACTGCACCTCACCCAGTCCGCCCTGGCAGATTTGAAGGGACAAGAGGgagcacagacacagagccAACAAGAAGCACTTCCCTGTGAACAGCGCGGTGGAGCACAGCTCCTTCCAAACCCtgagcttctctgggcactgcCTACAGCCAAAAGCCACCCTTGTTCCCAGTGACAGGGCTCAGGCACAAGAACCTGATTCTGACATGCCTCAGTGAGAAGCTGATGAGAAATCAGGACATGAGCTGGAGCTTTGCTCAAGGCTGTGTGTGATTTCCTCCCAAAATGCAGCCAGAGGTGGAATTTGTTACACAAAGCCTCAGAAATAATTATCCTCACTCAACAGATCTTGTTGTTGTGGTACCTCTCTCCTAGggctttttattgtttcatgTAATGGAATACGAGACTGCATTGAGAAGTTAAATATGGATTCAAGGGCCTTACTACTGAGGTTTTTACAGTCCTGGGGGCTTAGGTTCACTGTTCCCCCCACACTATCCTTGTTCTGCTGCTACCCCTGATCCACCTATTTCTGCAGGAGTTTGGCCTGAGTAAGGAAAGTGGGATTTGCTTCCTTTCTGAGGAAATGCAtgagtgattaaaaaaaaaaatctttgtcacTTGTTTTGTTTAAGTAGGAGGTTTAACATATCGATATTTTGGGGACATGTTATGGACTACTGTAAGTTCTGTTTTTTCAGATCTATAtttcatgtaaatatttctttggtATACTTGCCATTTAAGAACtgagatataaaataaaattattctagTCAGATTCATGActcattatttctttctttctttaattcctAGTCTcagaaaagctaaaatccttCAGGAAGGTAATAAACAAGGGGTTGAAAAAGTCTTGGCTAAGGGAAAAGCCAGTGATTTACACATCATTCTGAGCTTTAGGGTGCAGGCTTCACCTTCCAGCTTACCATAGCCTAAAATCATCTAAAGGTATATTCCCAGGGATTTGCTGAAGGGGCCAGTAACACCCCCACATCTCAGGAAACTGCCAAGAAAGTGTCTGAGATAAAGAGTCGGCGGGTACTCTGGAATTCTTGTCACGGGGCTGATAAAACCTggcccaaaaaaaaaaaaaacagtggaagaaaCCCTTTGATAGTCTCCTCCTCTGTAAACAAgatgggaaggagagaaaatcagagaaaaacaaagttcTTCCAAACGTACTTGTTtgtaagaagtaaaaaaaatacaaaaaaatttggGACTAGATAAGTGTATCTAAACAATAGCAGGCAAATACGGAATGACAACTCCACAATTCTACACACACtatgaagaacaaaaataacagaaaagcCCCAACACTGGGGCTATGAGATCAATTTAATTATTGAGTGGTCCCTTACTGAATTAGTGTGAGCTAaaaattttcacttaaaaagCTGTAACTCGAAGTGTTTCTGCCAAAAAGCGATCGGTCTTTCCTCATATTCTCATATCCACTTCTTCACATCACACCATGTTCCTGTAGCCCAGGTAGAAAGTGCAGTGTGCTCCTGGTACTGACCCCCACACCCAAATCCTCTTCCAACAGATGAAGAAATAGAAGCAGGATCTGTTTGCTTTGGgaatttttgtttcagaggtGTTGTTTGTGACTTCAGAACACACCTGATAACTTTTAAGCCCAGTGCCAAACTCAGGAGGCTCTGGGGTGGCTCCTGCCTCCCTCAATACATCTTCACACTGATCCTCCAAGCCACactctgcagggcacagctcaccCAGCAACAGTGGCCCTCACACATCTCAGCAGcgcagcagcagctttccccacTCACCAACACACTCTGCTGCCCACTGATTTAAACACAGTTCCTAAAGCATTTTCCATAACTCAGCTGTCAGTTGCAGCAAAAACAGCAGCACCTGTATTCTGGCAGGCCCAGGAATCAAGATGCTTCTTGGCAAAGggttagtaaaaaaaaaaaaaaaaaaaaaaaaaaagaccttacACAGAAAGATAATTGACAGGAAAGCCTGTGTATGCAAAGTTCCAGAAAACATCCCTCATCCCCCTGCGCCAGTGGTCACCCAGAGGCAGCAGTAAGGGTGTCTCCACGGAGCACATGACAGTGTTTGGGGCACGATGGAAGGAACCTGTGATGAGACAAAAGAACCACAAGGAGATAAGCAAAGAATAAGCAAATCATAAATCGTGGACTAGAAActaatttcttcagaaatgctttttttctcaatattttgCCACAGATGCCAAGCATTGTCACTTTACCCAGGAGGGTCCTGATGACATCACATCCCCCCAAAGAGTGACACAGCCTCCCAAATCAAGTGACAAAGATcatctcagctgtgctgcaccaGCCCCAAGGACAGACACCCCACGATGGCTGGGTCATCCCATGATCTCAGTAGCAACCCCAATAGCAACGGCATCAAACTCAGCAGCACCTGGTTTCTGAGAGATCGAGGAAGAAAAGGAGCTTCTTTgcaaaaatgtaataaaaaaatcccctcatacagaaaagcagaaaataggGAAATCAAGAAGAAATCAATCAaacaccagcccagccccttgCACTCTGGTGAAATGCTTCTTTCTATGTGTGCAATGGTTCAGGAAGCATCACCCATCCCCATGTGCAAGTGGtcactggaggcagcagcaagggCTCTCTCTGGTGAAGCATAAAAGGGTTTCTTTGAAGAGAAGACCTTGTGGTTAAAGAAGAGAACcacaagttttaaaaacaaagaaaaggcgGAACACTTGCGGCAAGGGGCAGTCTCAACAGGGTCCAGTTCCTAGACCAAAGACCTTGCATGAAAAGGCCTTTGCTGAGCAATAGCAAAGAACTGAACAAAGAAGTACAACGAGAACAACAGAGAAGTACCCACTGTGTGCCAGAAACCTGTGCTTGAAGACTAACAATACACGTGAATCTACACCATGATACAGGTGTCACTGTGGGCTCTGCCATGCACACGGGACTCCATGAATGTGCTCAAGAGAAGGAGGCAGACTCCCTGCCAAGAAAAGCATTCTGCACCAAAGGATGGGGCCGGTCTGTATCTTCTGCACAAAACCTGTGGGGAGGGAACCGCAGGATGTGGTGGCTGATCCTACCTCCGTCATGAGCAGCATCACTCCGGATCTCTAGAAAATTCATCCAGAAGAAATCCTTGAGGTCTTTCTAAAAAATGAGGTTAATGGGACCCAGATTCTGGACTCGAACTTGAATGCATCCTAATCTTGGGGTCCTGATGAGATCACATCCTCCTCAAAGAGTGATACAGACTCCCAAGCCAAGTGACAAAGATcatctcagctgtgctgcaccaGCCCCAAGGACAGACACCCCAGGGCAAGATGGACAcggctcctgccctgctcctgctgctcactctgggattctgtgagtACGGACACggggctgtgcagccccttCGCTGGGACGGGCAAGCAAAACCCTTCCACTGAATCCAAGACATAGGAGTAACTAGttaaaggggaggaaaaaatcaaaccaaaaagcCTGAACTGGAGGTGTGCTCAGTAACTGGTGAGGGAAAGGCGGCATCACCTCAGGCAGGAAAGGGCAGCCAGAGGGGTGCCTGCAGCACCACCTGCACTGGGAAGGGAGACTGATCCAATGAGTGCTtctggaggggagggagaagggtgGGAAAAAAGGGGCTTGGCAAGAAGTGCAAAGGGAATCACTTCAGAGAACTTGGGAAGGTGCAACGTCCCAGAGAAGGCACTGGAAGGGCAGCCCCCATCTTTAAAGCCCAGGTGGCGGATTCCTGAGCACCCTCCAAGCACCATCCCAGCAAGGACTCCAAGAAAACCTTCACATCATCCAGACACTCAGGTCTTCCCTTTCCATTTGTACTTCCAGCCCATGGACAGGGAGGGAGGTTTCCTCAGAGAACCCTTTGACTCCTCCCAAGTGGTTCCAGCAAGGATTTCTCTCCTGCAGGCTGCCCTGGGATTTATGCCCAGTCACCTGAGATAAAGGTCAGGTCTCCCAAGGACCAGCTCCAGGTGGgacagaagctgcagctggagtgcCGCAGTGACAAGCCCAGTGGTGCATTCTGGATCCACCAGGACAAGAGTGGAACCCTTCACTTCATTGTCTTCATCAGTTCCACGTCCCGGGTCACCTTTGAGGGGAATCGGAAAACATCCACACACTTTGAGGCCTGGAAAGAGGACAAGTTCTATCATTTGGTAGTGAAATCTTTCACACCACAGAATGAGGGGAAGTATTTCTGCGTGGTGAACTTCAACCAAAGGCTCTACTTCAGTCCTGGCCAGCTTGCCTCCCTTTCAGGTCAGCAACACCTTCACTGAACCTCACTCAGCCCTGCCAAAAtgcccagcacctcctgccagTGCCCTTTTGAACCAGCCACCCCTCCCACAAACCCCATTTCCCCGCTTGCTTGCCCAAGGCATCCTGTGACCAACCCACTGGTCCTCCTGCCACAGGCTCCCTGCTTCCCACCTGTCCTCCTGGGACTGCTCCTGCCCAAAGGCAAACACGATTGGGCAGACCCAGCATCATCttcccatccccactgctccatcccacccACAGCTCTGAAGGGAGATTAAAACAAAGTCCACCACcaccccctccttccccagcacacGCAGCTCCCAGAGTACCACCAAGCTCAGGGGGTTCAGGCTTTGTGAGGATGGTGGCAGAAGGTGACAAATAAGTAGACCAGCTCCCTCTTGGCTCTTGGGAGACTGCCTTTACGGAGACCCCATTCAAACTTGGCTCTATCAAGTTCCCCCAAAGCCGAGGCCTTTGCTGTGCACTGGAACAGCCATGaccaggcaggagagcagaaaggcaggagagaatTTATTGTATTTCCCTACATGATGAATTCATCTATTTCACTTATAGATACCCCTGTATTGGCACCCTTCACACCAGGACCCACCACCCAGTACGGCACGACTGAAAAGGCCTCCTGCCTGAACACATCAGATGCAGGTAGCCTGGAtgctgggagggagagggaagagtgGACCCTTGTCCACTGACACCAAGGGGGATCCTGCAGGTATTTTGGGATGGGGGGGCGAGTGAAAGTCCATACAGCTTTAGCAGCATTGGAAGGATTAAATTCTACTGTTTCGCTCCCCCATAGGAAAGGCTAATGCCTGGGCACACCAGGAACAACGGGAGGGAAGGTAGAGCCTCAGGGCCCAGGTCTGCTTTTAGCCCCATCAGAGGACACAGGAAAACTTTTGACCACGTGTCCTCCCTCCAGTTCCCAGGAAAATGCTGACAGCAGTAGAACACCACTGCAGGCCCAGGGGAAGCTCTCTGCCTCAGGCAGACCAGGCAGGGctctctgggcagctccctTGGCTCCACCAGAAGTGGCTGTAACACCAGATGTGAGCACTTGGTGGACCTTTCTCTTCTCTAttcctgcagacagcagaaCGCAGGAAGACCTGGATCACTTCTGTCTCGTGTTCCTCTGGATCCCCTTGACAGGCCTctgtctcctgctcctccagctcctggccaaCACCATCGTACTCCGCCAACACATGGCTCACCACTACCCCCTCTAGATGCACCTCTGGCCTGaaaccacagccctgcccctcaGGGGGATAGGTGGATGTTTTGGCTGCTTTGGGAGGCATGGGATAACCAGGACACAGCGCAAGGGAAGGATCCCTGTTATAGTCACTGCCTGGATATCTTCCAACAAATCATCTTCACGATTTCAGAGTGCCCTCTcactccagctcttcccagtgATTTTGTACAAAGGAGGTGCAATGATCTGACTGCGGCATCAGGGGTTCTTTCCCAGCAAAAGGCCATGTGTTATGCATGGGAAGCATTGccttgaaaatgtattttctctatTCAGTGTCGTTGAATGTGGCATGTGacacaaaccaaaattaaatgTATGAACATTAAACAGAAAGCTGTTCAGAAAACTGAGCAAAAGCATTCTTCTGTATTACAATCCTGGTAAGATTTGTTATTCTTCCAAATTAAATTACTATGTCCTGACCCAGagataaattatttattgcCTGTTCTACTGCTTGAGAGCCTACAAAGGAGAGTCCTGTGGGGAGAAACTGCACATggatatttaaatttaaaaaagcatttcaataaGATGAACACATGTCCAAAAAAGTCCTCACTACTGCATGGAGTcctaatgtaaaaataaaaccctaaGCAATAAAAAAGACATATATTTGGGCATTATTAACTTACATTACTTATAGTAATGCTCCACCATGCACTGCTGCACTAAGACCCTAGTCCTGAAGCAATATCGATCCAGGAAAGATTGATGCAGTGAAAAATCAGGGAGTAGGAAATCTTTGGGTTTGGgcttttctgtcattttgaTAGGTTTGCTTGTGGGTACGTTTTCTGCAGTCTTTCATTTGCACAGGAAATCAACCGCTAAAAAAGAATTACAACACTGACAGTGGTAATCACCCCCCTGAACACAGCTCCAAATCCATTGCACAGTGGAATCTTCCTATTTTTGACCTCCAGTACCACTGTAACAGATACCATGAGTTAGCATAAGCCTATAAGGGAAGAGAATTGAAAAGCAAATCCAGCTCTCCACCTGTGGATTTTCAGTGAGATCCTACATGTTCATGGACTGCTGTCCATCCCAAGATTAGCCAGGGGGTAAAACATgttcttctgtctcttcttACACAAGCTCCTTAAACCACTGAGCCCCTTAAATTTTAGTATGTTTTACAAATATACCCAATACACCGCACTGAACTGCTCTGATTCCATCTTGGCTGCAAAAACAGCACAATCCTCTATGCACTAGTCAGAGGGCTGACTGCAGAACAGCTTGGGGTGAgcaccaaaacaaacccttttgTAGTCACTGCTCCAGTTTCTCACTGAATACCCCAAAAATGACCGACTTCACCACAGAACCCTCCAGCAGAGGCAGTGACCCAGCACAACTCTCCAAAGCAACATTGACTTTCCTTTGCCAGCTCTTCCTTACACATAATCCCTAGGTCAGCTTGtgttccagctcagctcagctgcaccCAGCACTGCACCTTGGATTTCAACCTATGGCTCAAAAGAGCCTGTGAAGTTTTCCACTGATAGGTAGAGCTGAGAGACAATATTCTTGATAATCCACTTACAGTACGATTTTCTTTAGAAGACCTTTGCACCCCTACTAATCAGGTACCAGTAGaaggcaaaaccaaaactgtaCCTTTTGCACTAAAATGTTAACAAGCAATCGCAAGGATCAGTGCAGCAGTGAGAAGGGAAAGTGCCAAGAGCAACTCCAGCTCTGCATGCATACACCTCTAGCAAATCATGCAAGTTCACCCAAACTGGCTGGGTTTGTGGTTGAGTGGCAATGTCTGGGCAAGGAGgagcctgcactgctgcttgCACTAATAAAAAGAGGAGGACTGGCTGAGCTGGTGTGCAGAGAAGCAGCTCAAGGGAGCTTGTTTGTGCATGCAGGAAGCTGTTGTTGGATAGGCCTTACAGATCTGACAGCTTTTGGTAACAGCGCATGGAAGAGGTTCTAGCTCCACAGTGAGCTGACTGAGCAGGGTGCAGAGGCAAAGGCTGGAAGCTTTTACACGCTGACACAGGGCAAAGTGGAGTCTGGCACAG is a window of Sylvia atricapilla isolate bSylAtr1 chromosome 4, bSylAtr1.pri, whole genome shotgun sequence DNA encoding:
- the CD8A gene encoding T-cell surface glycoprotein CD8 alpha chain, which codes for MDTAPALLLLLTLGFCCPGIYAQSPEIKVRSPKDQLRVGQKLQLECRSDKLSGAFWIHQDKSGTLHFIVFISSTSRVTFEGNRKTSTHFEAWKEDEFYHLVVKSFTPQNEGKYFCVVNFNQRLYFSPGQLASLSATTTVAPTTCRPTSKRGITEDLSLQTPDPDPERRIQEDLDFFCHIFIWVPLAGACLLLLIALVITIVLCQQTRRRRCRCKRRANEKPPLKPRTPN